One genomic region from Entelurus aequoreus isolate RoL-2023_Sb linkage group LG14, RoL_Eaeq_v1.1, whole genome shotgun sequence encodes:
- the LOC133665225 gene encoding oocyte zinc finger protein XlCOF6-like, with translation MGDTVEDVCEEQLLPEKQDSRFRMVKEDQSKRKTRCLGPSGISFSSLTQTLPYALAADLTLTSYVSGPPNASCEVLRPSADRWNADVQQPPHIKEEEEDPQPPHIKEEEEDPLPPHIKEGGDPQPPHIKEEEDDPHSPHIKEEEDDPPSPHIKEEEGEVWITQEGECLLGQEEDDLTKFPLTVVSVKTEEHEDKPPESSQLHHSPNVCEEQLLPEKQECSFRMVKEQPSKRKMRRHRPSGVSFSSLTLTLPCKKEEEDPLTPHIKKEEEEHSISQEGDHLEGLVEFPVIGVPVKSEDDEVKGESEEKREAEPPSSSSTQHMTTEADGDHCGGSQADKLLASLSDSEDTTSHSPDTDDEDSKDDKTCHTDNTHLKCSDCDKTFKYHCRLKRHMRTHTGENHFSCSICGLTFTRKENMKEHTRTYKGENTFSCSVCDSRYVRSQGLKEHLKIHTGENLLKCSMCNSSFVQRQHLKVHMRTHRGEKHFTCSLCSKGFAQSHNLKVHMRTHTGEKPFSCSTCGSYFTRKGHLKVHMRRHTGEKPFSCLTCGSSFTRKEHLKVHMRTHTGEKPFSCSVCGKGFTKKNVLNEHMPIHTGEKPFTCSICGKSFTHSQSLKKHTFLHTGKKPFICSICSKGFVHSNNLKVHMRTHTGEKPFSCSVCGKGFTRSQNLKTHTSTHTGEKSHSCSICNRSFCERSILRTHMRTHPGEKVLSCSVCGERFSYKYQCKKHKCAGENSSSK, from the exons acgcgctagccgccgacctcaccttgacttcctacgtctccgggccgccaaacgcatcgtgtgaagtccttcgtccttctgccgatcgctggaacgcag acgtccagcagccccctcacattaaagaagaagaggaggatccacagccaccccacattaaagaggaagaggaggatccactgCCTCCTCACATTAAAGAAGGGGGGGATCCACAGccaccccacattaaagaggaagaggatgatCCACATtcaccccacattaaagaggaagaggatgatCCACCGtcaccccacattaaagaggaagagggggaagtgtggatcactcaggagggagagtgtcttctagggcaggaggaggatgatctcaccaagtttccactgactgttgtctctgtgaagactgaagagcatgaagacaaaccacctgagtcctcacagcttcatcacagtccaa acgtctgtgaagaacaactTCTGCCTGAAAAACAGGAGTGTAGCTTCAGGATGGTGAAGGAGCAGCCATCAAAGAGGAAGATGAGGCGCCACAGACCCTCTGGCGtctccttttcctctttgacactgacccttccctgtaaaaaggaagaggaagacCCACTGACCccccacattaaaaaggaagaggaggaacacagcatcagtcaggagggagatcatcttgaaggactggtggagttcccagtgattggtgtccctgtgaagagtgaagatgatgaggtcaaaggtgaaagtgaggagaagagagaggcggagcctccaagcagcagctcaacacaacacatgacaacagaagctgatggagaccactgtggaggatcacaagcagacaagctcttagcttcactatcagatagtgaggacacaacgtcacactctcctgacactgatgatgaagactctaaagatgataagacatgtcacactgacaacactcacttgaaatgttctgactgtgacaaaacctttaaataccattgtcgtctgaaaagacacatgagaacacacactggtgaaaatcatttttcttgttcaatctgtggcttaACTTTTACAAGGAAGGAAAATATGAAAGAGCACACAAGAACATATAAAGGAGAAAACACTTTTTCGTGTTCTGTGTGTGATTCAAGGTATGTACGAAGTCAAGGTTTGAAAGAACACCTGAAAATACACACTGGGGAAAACCTTCTTAAGTGTTCTATGTGTAATTCAAGTTTTGTCCAACGTcaacatttgaaagtacacatgagaacacacagaggagaaaaacattttaCCTGTTCactctgtagtaaaggttttgcacaaagtcacaatttgaaagtacacatgagaacacacactggtgaaaaacctttttcctgttcaacctgtggcTCATATTTTACAAGGAAGGGAcatttgaaagtgcacatgagaagacacactggtgaaaaacctttttcctgtttaaCCTGTGGCTCATCTTTTACAAGGAAGgaacatttgaaagtacacatgagaacacacactggtgaaaaacctttttcctgttcagtctgtggtaaaggttttacaaaaaaaaatgtgttaaatgaACACATGCCAatccacactggagaaaaaccttttacctgttcaatatgtggtaaaagttttacacACAGTCAGAGTttgaaaaaacacacatttttacacactggtaaaaaaccttttatctgttcaatctgcagtaaaggttttgtacatagtaacaatttgaaagtacacatgagaacacacactggtgaaaaacctttttcctgttcagtctgtggtaaaggttttacaagaagtcaaaatttaaaaacacacacgagtacacacactggtgaaaaatcccattcctgttcaatctgcaacaGAAGCTTTTGTGAACGATCAATCCTtagaacacacatgagaacacacccaggagagaaagtgttgagttgcagtgtgtgtggtgaaagattctcttataagtaccagtgtaagaaacacaagtgtgctggtgagaacagcagcagcaaatga